A single region of the Massilia sp. erpn genome encodes:
- a CDS encoding TonB-dependent siderophore receptor produces the protein MQYPVRPSAMALAVAALISGTAPAAYADEAQQMPTVLVTASKFVPVPVTAGSLGAEQMAGKRSALNDTAQLLNDVPGMSLAGGGAVSSLPVIHGLADDRNRIKIDGMDLISACANHMNPPLSYIDPANVGNIKVYTSLIPVSLGGDSIGGAIVVASQNPRFAKPGEGLLTTGELGTFYRSNGHARGVQAAATIANENFSFSYNGATARSDNYEAARDFKPGVTAVATKIGDHWIGGDEVASSSYKTENHALNLAMRSGQHLFEFKAGFQDMPYQGFPNQHMDMTKNRSTQLNFVYTGQFDWGTLVTRLYQEKTRHQMDFSNDKLFWYGAARNVAGMPMETKGKNNGVSVKADIALSPIDQLRVGGELQRYRLDDWWPPVANSMMMSPNTFMNINNGKRDRFDAYAEWEREWTSKWTSLLGLRADRVSMNAGDVQGYNTMPMGYGNDAARFNAADRKKTDNNYNLTALARYTVNANQSFEGGYARKARSPSLYERYTWSTNGMGMTMNNWINDGNGYVGDINLKPEVAHTLSLSMDLHDGAGKQWDLKLAPYFTRVNNYIDAACLTKCSPNRFNYLKVVNRDAKLYGFDLSGSANLGKIDGVGSFTGKGVVSYVRGKTTDGDNLYNIMPLNARLSVEHRMGNWTTTVEEVLVRSKSKLSQVRNEMETGGYGLLNLRTSYEAKAYRIDIGLDNALNKFYSQPLGGAYIGQGVTMSLNGGGAPYGITVPGMGRSLYAALKLKF, from the coding sequence TGGCTGTCGCCGCGCTGATTTCGGGAACCGCACCAGCCGCCTACGCCGACGAAGCCCAGCAGATGCCGACCGTGCTGGTCACCGCATCCAAATTCGTGCCCGTGCCGGTGACCGCCGGCAGCCTGGGCGCCGAACAGATGGCCGGCAAGCGCTCCGCGCTCAACGATACCGCCCAGCTGCTCAACGACGTACCCGGCATGTCCCTCGCCGGCGGCGGCGCCGTCTCCAGCCTGCCTGTGATCCACGGCCTGGCCGATGACCGCAACCGCATCAAGATCGACGGCATGGACCTGATCTCGGCTTGCGCCAACCACATGAATCCGCCCCTGTCCTATATCGACCCTGCGAATGTGGGCAATATCAAGGTCTACACCAGCCTGATCCCGGTCAGCCTGGGCGGGGACAGCATCGGCGGCGCCATCGTGGTCGCCTCGCAGAACCCGCGCTTCGCCAAACCGGGCGAAGGCTTGCTGACCACCGGCGAACTGGGCACCTTCTACCGCTCCAACGGCCATGCCCGCGGCGTGCAGGCTGCCGCCACCATCGCCAACGAGAACTTTAGCTTCAGCTACAACGGCGCCACCGCGCGCTCGGACAATTACGAAGCGGCGCGCGACTTCAAGCCGGGCGTCACCGCTGTCGCCACCAAGATCGGCGACCACTGGATTGGCGGCGACGAAGTGGCGTCCTCCAGCTACAAGACGGAAAACCATGCCCTCAACCTGGCCATGCGCAGCGGCCAGCACCTGTTCGAATTCAAGGCCGGCTTCCAGGACATGCCCTACCAGGGCTTCCCCAACCAGCATATGGACATGACGAAGAACCGCAGCACCCAGCTGAACTTCGTCTACACCGGCCAGTTCGACTGGGGCACCCTGGTGACGCGCCTGTACCAGGAAAAAACGCGCCACCAGATGGACTTCTCGAACGACAAGCTGTTCTGGTACGGCGCCGCGCGCAATGTGGCCGGCATGCCGATGGAAACCAAGGGCAAGAACAATGGCGTGTCGGTCAAGGCCGATATCGCGCTGAGCCCGATCGACCAGCTGCGCGTGGGCGGCGAACTGCAGCGCTACCGCCTCGACGACTGGTGGCCGCCGGTCGCCAATTCCATGATGATGTCGCCCAACACCTTCATGAATATCAATAACGGCAAGCGCGACCGCTTCGACGCCTACGCCGAGTGGGAACGCGAATGGACCTCGAAATGGACGTCGCTGCTTGGCCTGCGCGCCGACCGCGTCAGCATGAATGCCGGTGATGTGCAGGGCTATAACACCATGCCCATGGGCTATGGCAACGATGCGGCCCGCTTCAACGCCGCCGATCGCAAAAAGACCGACAACAACTACAATCTGACCGCCCTGGCCCGCTACACCGTCAACGCCAACCAGAGCTTCGAAGGCGGCTATGCGCGCAAAGCGCGTTCGCCCAGCCTGTACGAGCGCTACACCTGGTCCACCAATGGCATGGGCATGACCATGAATAACTGGATCAACGACGGCAACGGTTATGTGGGTGACATCAACCTCAAGCCGGAAGTGGCGCACACCCTGAGCCTGTCCATGGACCTGCATGACGGCGCCGGCAAGCAGTGGGATCTGAAACTCGCGCCCTACTTCACCCGCGTCAACAACTACATCGACGCGGCCTGCCTGACGAAGTGCAGCCCGAACCGCTTCAACTACCTGAAAGTGGTGAACCGCGACGCCAAGCTGTATGGCTTCGACCTGTCCGGTTCCGCCAATCTGGGCAAGATCGATGGCGTCGGCAGCTTCACCGGCAAGGGTGTCGTGAGTTATGTGCGCGGCAAGACCACCGATGGCGATAACCTCTACAACATCATGCCGCTGAATGCGCGCCTGAGCGTGGAACACCGCATGGGCAATTGGACCACCACTGTGGAAGAAGTGCTGGTGCGCTCCAAGTCCAAGCTGTCCCAGGTGCGCAACGAGATGGAGACCGGTGGCTATGGCCTGCTGAATCTGCGCACCAGCTACGAGGCCAAGGCTTACCGCATCGACATCGGCCTGGATAATGCGCTCA